The DNA window TCAAAAAATAAAGAAGAAGGTGCAGAAGATGGTTGAAACTAAAAAGATTATGTGGATGATCAAAAAAGATTTGATGGTCCTATGGAGACACAAACCTCGTTTAATATCCCTATTTTTGTTCCCCATTATCATGATAACCCTTTTTGGTTACGGTATGGGAGGAACAATAAACAACATTCCAGTAGTTGTAGTGGATCAGAGTCAAGGAAACCTGTCTGATGCAACACTAAGTGCAATTAAAGGTAATACATTGTACGATGTTAAGGAAATAACTACAGATCCCAATAAAGGATTGCAAATGGTTCAAAATGGACAGGCAAAAGCAGCCATAATTCTTCCCACGAATTATGATACTCTGAATGATACGTCGCCAAAAAGTATTGTCGTCGATGTCGATTCTTCGGATCAACTGGCAGCAGGCACGATTATACCGGCCACACAAGGCTTATTTACTCAGATAAACCAGCAAATAGCAGAACAAAAACTTCAGTCATCATCAATATCAGTTTCAAGTAGTCAGGTAAATGGAACTCAAGTAGCCCCATACCAAAGCATATTGAACACGATTAATGTTGAAGTAAACAAGTTATACGGTAATATTAGTTATTTAAATTTCCTTGCACCTGCAATAATTGGAATGACCATACTCTTTGGATGTGTGTTTGGTATGGGAGAAATTGTAGCTGGTGAAAGGGAAAGAGGAGAACTTGCCAGATTGTTCATGACCCCTACTAGTGTTGCAACTGTCATTGGAGGAAAAATTATATCCAAATTAGTTCAAGAAACTGGGCGAGGAATTATCTTAATTGTGGCAGCCATAGCTCTATTTGGAATTATTATAAACGGCAGCATGGTGTTGACAATTTTGCTGTTAATACTGGGAGCGCTGTGTTTCATAGGATTTGGAATTATGGTATCTGCAAGGGTTTCATCCCAGGAAGATTTCATGCAGACTGTGATGCCTATTACAATGCCCATGATGTTTTTATCAGGAGTATTTTATCCAATAGAAACAATGCCATGGATATTCCAAAAAATTGCATATATCTTACCATTAACCTACGTTAACGATGCTTTGAGAGCAGTTATGTTAAAAGGATCAGGCGTAGGAGATATATGGATAGATATTGTGGTTTTACTAGGATTTACAGCAATATTCTTCTATTTAGGAGTATCGAAATTTAACAGAGATATATAATTGAGTCATAGATTCTAATGACTAAATCTAAATAATTAAGGTGAAAAAATGATTGGAAAAAAGAATATATTGATTGGAATTATGATGCTTAGCATTTTCATAGTTCCAATGACAGTTTCTACTGCTTCGGCAACCGACTGGCCAATGTTTCAAGAAAATTTGAACCATACCGCATACATGGACGAAGCTTCTGATTTCAATCCAGACACATGGTTATTCCAAACTTCTGGACTTTTAACATCAGCAGCAATAACTGACAAGTTGATCTATTTCGGATCAAGCAGCGGTTTATTCTCTGCCCTTAACCTTGAAGACGGTACAAAAGTCTGGGATTACAAGGCAGGAGGAAACATAACAAACGCTCCAATAGTAGTTGGAGACAATGTATACTTCGGATCTGGAGACAGCTATCTCTATGCTTTGAATAAAAAAACTGGAGATGACGTTTGGAAATATAAAACAGGAAATGCAATAGAAACAACCCCCGCCATAGATAATGGGATAATATATTTCGGATCAGATGATCAGAGATTATACGCCCTAAATACCAACGACAGTACCAAAAAATGGGAATTCCAAACTGGAAACGCTGTTAGATCTTCCCCTACAGTTTATAATGATACTGTATACTTCGGATCTGATGATGGAAAAATATATGCTTTAGGCATAGCCAACGGAACACAAACATGGGCATATGATACAGGCAGTGCCGTAAGATCATCTCCTGCCATTAACAACACAACTTTGTATATGGGTACCGATAATGGAAACTTCTACGCACTAAACACTGCCGATGGTTCAGTTTTATGGAATTATAACCTAAATGATTCTGTGAAATCATCTGCACTTTTAGATCCAAACGATAATGCCCTCTTCATAGGTTCAGATAACGGAAATGTAACGGCCCTTGATATGCGTGATGGAAAACTTAAATGGTCCGTCAACACCGGAAACGTTAAAACAACCCCTGCACTTATGGGAGACAATATTGTAGTAACTTCAGAAACTGGAACAGTCTACGTTCTAAACAAGTACAGTGGAAAAGAAGAATGGAGTTATACTCCGGGTTATTACCTATTTAATTCACCATTAACATCACCAATAGTATATGGTGACGATATATTTGTGGGTGATAATAACGGAAACATGTACGCAATAGACTTCTCAAGAAAAACCGGACCTGTTTCTAACTACCTCTACTATGTGATAGCCATAGTTGTAGTCATAGTTGGAGGATTATTAGCAGTAAGGACACTTAGAAGAAGAAGAAAAGGGAAAGAATAAATTTTTCCCTTATTAATTTTTTTTTAAAAAAAATATCCAAATTTATAAAGATAACAAATATAAAACTAGTTTTTTTAGGCTTCAGATGGAAGTATCATCCCTTGAAAGCTGAATTTCTATGGCAGAAACATTAGTATTTGTGCCTTCATTGTTCATAATTTCCTCTGTGCTTATGTCTATAGATTCCACTTGTGCATCAGTAATAAATCTGTTTCTAACTATCTCAGCAACATCAACAGCTCTGCTGATTGCCCTACCTCTAGCTTTTAGAACAACCTCAGAAAGTCCGCCATTCATTTGTGTTACTACTGCTAAAACGTAATTCATTACTGGTTTATTTCCAATGTATACAATATTTTCCTCTGGCATCGCTTTAACCTCCAAATAATACCCTGATTGTTTAGATATATTTAATATTATATATATTTTACGTTCATAAGACCTTTTTTAACAGATCAATAATTAAATAAGTAGTTTAAGTAGGGATAATATCATATTACGCAATTCATACAAGTTTAACCGGATTTATATGGATTAAAATAAGAATAGATAACACAAAATACTTTATTTTTTTTTATAAAAACTTTGTATAATAAAACTTTAATGCAATTAGTTGAAGTTCATCTTCTAATCATCATGTCCTAAACATAATAATAACTCCGTCCAATATATCCAATTCGTTAAGTATGGGATTAAAAGTACATTCCATTGATGTATAATTTTTATCATTAGATTTTATTGAAAAATTCTGTTCAATTACTTCGGTTGAATTGAACCTTCCGATTATATCGTTTAAATCTATATCGGGTATCAATTCTCCCACAGAGGTTCCAATGAAACTCTCATTAGATATTTCTACAAAATTCGCTGCAACAGGATTAATAAAAATAATTCTTCCCTTTAGATCAGTTGCAATCGCACCTTCACTAACAGTTTTGAGAACAGATTCAAGTAATTTATAATGACCCTTAGCATTGTAACTTTCAGATACACCTTTGTTTTTGTACAAAATTATATCTATAGCAGTGTAGAGCTCATTTTCTTCAAAGGGCTTGTGAAGAAATTCAAAGGGTTCTTTAACTATAAAAGCAGAAGGATGTGTAGATTTAACCCTTTCAATTGTATTTTTATCTGAATAAGAAGTTAGGTAAATTATTGGAATGCCAAACTTAGATTCAATGATCTGAGCAGCATCCACTCCATCCAATTTTCCTTCAAGTTTGATATCCATTATAACTAGATCTGGCTTCTTTTCTTGGCTGAATTTTACGGCATCTTCCCCGTTGTTAACAACGGCTATTACATTGTAATATGCCTTTTCAAGACTATTTTTTATGTCCTTTGCCGTAATCCCTTCATCTTCAACAACCAGAATATCTACGGGTGTCATGAATGATACCTCCAGTATTTATTGGTTTTTTTGTTTGAATACTAGGATAAAACCATTAATTTGGCCATCATTATCAGATATAGAATTTAAATCACATTTAACTTTTATTTCTTGCCCATTAGATACAAGGATATGTTCATTTTGTTGTAGATGTTCCTTCATTAACGTCAGATCAAACGATTCGAAGGTTTTAAGGGGCTGAAATACCGTGCTAACTTTCTTACCCACTACTTTATCAAGTTTAAATCCAGTTAGATTTTCAGCTGAAGAATTCATGAGTTTAACTAGACCCTCAGAATTTGTAGCGATTACAGCTTCGTTGTAATGTTTAAGCATTGCAGACACTAAATTGTCATGGTTTTTTTCCATTTTATGTCTGTAGAGAGTGGTAGCTATCGCCGAATGTAATTCACTTTCTTCAAATGGCTTTTTTATTAAGCCAGTCTCGTCTTTCATTACGAATCCCGAATGTTCTGTTGCTTTAGCTCGAGTAAGAGTATATTCATCAGAAAATGCTGTTAAGTATATGACAGGAATATCATATTTTAATTTAATTTGCCCTGCAGCTTCAATTCCATCCATTTTACCTTTTAATTTAATATCCATTAAAACAAGGTCGGGCTGAAGTTTTCCTGCACTTTCTATGGCTTCCTTTCCTGATGCAACCATATCTATTACGTTGTACCCTGAACATTCTAGACCACTCTTTATATCTTCTGCTGTTATCCTTTCATCCTCTACCACCAGTATATTAGGCCCCATTATATCCCCCTAAATAGCTAACTAAAAATTAGTTAGTTTAACGTTCAATAAGTATCTTGTTAATTGAATCTAAAACTGCTTCAACACTTGCCATGACCACGTCATCTGTTGTTGATCTTCCAGTTGCCTTGTTGCCCTTCTTATCACCCATAATAACAAATACTTCAGCTAGAGCATTAGTTCCACCAGTTATTGCTTCAATATTATATTCTTTGAGTTCAATATCTGCTGTCTCCCCTACTAAGCTTTGTATTGCATTTATAGCTGCGTCTACTGGACCTACTCCTGTTTTTGCAGCTGTTTTAACTTTGCCGTTGATATCAAGCTTTACTGTTGCTGTTGGCATTACATTATCACCAGTCATTACTGAGAAGCCCTCGAGTTTGACAATTTCTTTGTGGGCCTTTCCAAGCACAGTCTCGGACATTGCCTTTAGATCAGCATCTGTTACGCATTTACCCTTGTCTCCAAGCCTTTTAACCTGATCAAAAACCCTTATGAACTGATCTTCATTGAGTTCAATGCCATACTCATCAAGTTTGGCCTTTATAGCATTTGCCCCTGTGTGTTTTCCAAGGACTATTCTTCTGGTATGGCCAACCATTTCTGGTGTGATTGGTTCGTAAGTTTCTGCATTTTGAAGGACACCATGGACATGGATTCCGGCCTCGTGTGCAAATGCATTCTCCCCAATTATTGCCTTGTTTGGAGGCATTTTAATACCAGTTATCCTTGATACAAATTCAGAGGTATCAACTAATAGTTTTGTATCTATAGATGTTTTAATATTATATTGAGATGTTAAAGCCATTACAACCTCTTCTAAAGAAGCATTTCCTGCCCGCTCCCCTAATCCATTTATGGTTGAATGCACTTGACTTGCACCTGCTTCTACCGCACTCAGGGAATTTGCAACAGCCAGCCCAAAATCATCATGACAATGAACACTGATGGGAGTTTTCAATATTTTCTTCAGTTCAGTAATTAAATAGTTCATTGAAGACGGGATCATTACTCCAACTGTATCTGGTACGTTTATGAAATCTGCACCAGCATCCTCAACAGCCAGATACACTTCTTTAAGATAATCAAATTCAGTACGTGTAGCATCTTCTGCTGAAAATTCAGCAGTTATTCCATGATCCTTTATGTATTCAACACCCTCTACAGACTTATTTAAAATTTCTTCCTTATCCATTTTTAACTTGTACTCTCGGTGTAATGGAGAAGTCCCTATAAACGTGTGAATGTAATCCACACCACAGTCTATTGCAGCATCTAAATCAACACGTAAAGGTCTTGCCAAACCACAAACTCGGGAGTCAAGTTCAAGTTTTAAAATTTCTTTTGTAGCTCTAACTTCACCATCTGATGCAGCTGGAAATCCAACTTCCATGGTGTTAACACCCAATTTATCTAACTTTTTAGCTATTCTTATCTTTTCATCTACAGTTAGGGCTACTCCAGGTGTTTGTTCCCCATCCCTTAGGGTAGTGTCCAGAATTTTAACGGTATCTGGAAGATTCATAGTCTGTTTGACTGTTTCTATGTACATTGAAAGACCTCTTTTGGTTGACATTTTATATTAATAGTTTATCTTAAACTATAAAAAAAAGTTGTTGTTGAATAATTTTTTATAATGCAGTTCCCATTATCAGACTCAAGAAATTTCTCAAACCAGGGGCAAATCCTAAAATAAATATTGCCAACTTCAACATGTTTGCAATTGTCTTGTCTTCGATATAACTATCTATAACATATAACGCTGCCAATATCACAGCTATTTTTAACGGAAACATCACAGCGGCGGTTCCTACCAGTCCAGTTAATGCACTTGGAAGCACATGTTGTTCACTGTACCCATAAAAGTCAACTGCCACATACGTTGAAGATGCATCGAAAAGGTGGGCCATTAAGACGGTTAAGTTGATTTTGTTGCTGAGTAAGGACCATTTGTTTCGAAGCAACACAAATATGGAAGATATTAAAGCCCAAATACCAAGGACTTGAAGTGCAGCTACAACATTGATTGGACCCAAGAAGATTATGTTGGGTATGCATATCACCGCACCCACACCAAAAATTATGTACCTATAATCAATCTGAGTTTTTTTCTCGATGAAGTATGCAGATAATACGGTTATTATGGCTATGAAACCTGTTAAGAGGTATATTCCGGGTGTTACCAGAAGGTAGGTGAGTGGATAAATGTTGTTATCAACAAGGGCACGGGCACCTGACCCAAAGAATATGAATGGTGTGAGAGGTATTATCAGATCAGCTGGATCTTTCTCAATATACTTAAACATCTTTATAATCAAAAGAATTGAAATACCAAGTATTAATCCAAAAACAACGGTGTTAAGTGTAGTGTAACCAGGGTGTAAATATATGAAATTTTCCCGGATATACTGCATGATTTGAGGTATCATGGTTCTAATATGGATCTTAATGCTATAAAATTTTGTATAAACTGTTAATAATCACAGTTCATCCAATTTTTTTGATCTTCTTGTTTATCACTTCTTTTAAAATAAGGGGCAACGGTGTTCTGTCCCCATATACATTGGTTTTCCCGGATAATATCGCTTCAATAATGGATTCATATGAAAAATCAGCTTCAAATTCTGTTACACAACTACCGATTGCACCTATGAAATGAGCATCACTTGAACCTATTTCAGGAAGGTTTCGACGTTCCGCAAGATTTTTTGCCTTCCAGTTGGAATATCCAAATATGTACCTTGAATTCAAGGTTTCAATTGCATCGATATCCAACTCTTTAACACTATCACATAAACCATCCCTGTAACTAACAAATGGATGTGCTGCTACTGCAATACCGCCCAATGAACGGATTTTTTCAACGGTATCCTCTGGAGACAAACCCTTCTCAACATCTTCTTTAATTCCAAGCGCCACAATATGACCTTTGCTTGAACTTACTTCAACTGCAGGGACCACAACAAAGTCTTCAAAATCTTTGGCTTCCTCAATTGTAACTAGGGATCCTTTGATGGTGTTGTGATCTGCCACTGCGATGGCATCTAACCCAATCTTTTTTGCCCGTTTGATAATATCCCTAGGTGAAGCTGTAGAATCGCTCGAATATGTACTGTGTATATGGGGGTCAAATATCATGTTTAAACCTTTTATTTTTTCCTTAGCTGTACTATTATTTCCTAATGATTGATTTAATAAGACCCACTGGACCTGTCATCATCACATCACCTGCAGGGGCTGCGTTGTGAACCTTTAAATCAGTTTTTTTCAACAACTCTCTCAATGGTCCTGTAGCAACAATGCACTCGCATTTACTCATGGGGCCTGTAACCCATGCTCCATGACCCCCATCATCATGAACTTCTTCATGTGTGATGGTACCTTTTTCAAGTTTTAACACCAAACTTTTCAGTTTGTCTGGTGTAAGAGCCCTTGTGTGGTGTTCAAATACACCAATAATTTTTCCTTCTTCACAGGCAGCTGCAAGCGTATGACCGTTTCCAATATCCATGACAATGTAACTTTCAAGATCCTTCACATAATCATCACAAGTAGCACCACACACTGATGCAAATTTAGAGTCCATCATGGTTGGTTTATAACCTTTTAAAGATTTTACCACCGCATTCATTCGTGAGAAATATTCTGGAACATCACCATGGTAAGCAAATTCTTCAGGACTTCGGGGAACATCCAGTTTTTCTTTGATCTTCATGAATCTGAAGTTTCTATCCCCCATTCCAGGCATGTATCCATGATCCTGTACAGCAATTCCCAACTCGTCAAAGTCCATTTCCACATCAAACTTGGAGAATGCTCCTTCTATTGCATCTAGATCTATGTCTTTTAATTCAACAGAGCCCAGTTCAGGACGTTTTTCATTATCAGGTATTATGGTTATTCCAAATTGTCTCACCCGATCTAGATCGTCCCTAACAGTTATTGCTGCACTTTCTGTCATTATTACTTTATAACCGCGATCCAAATGATTTTTTATGGCCTTGTTGATTGGGCCTCCTCCCATGGTACTTCCTTTGATAAAAATATCGTTGTGATGGTTTCTTATTTTCTCTGCAATTATCCTGGTTGGAGATGGCATTACCATTTTAAACGAATTTTCTATTGTATCTTCTGAGTCGTACAACATAATATCCTGGGTGCCTACACCTATATCCACTGCCAATATCTTCATGCTCCTATACTTTGTTACAGATCATATATTAAATTATCAAAAAATCTATGTACAGATATGTACAACAAAGGTTTAAGTAGGGCACAAAATATAAATTATTCAACTGATTTGAGGCGAAAATTCTTTTAGACAAAATCTAATATTTTGATTAATTCATGAATTACGTCTTTAAATTTAAAAAAAATATAATAGGTGGTTAAATGTATAAAATAACTCTTTCAGAAAAGGAAACACCGAAAAAATGGTACAATATAGCTGCAGATCTTCCTGTGGAACTTCCCCCATCAACACAAACAGAGGAAGGCCATCAAATTGACAATTTGCCAAAATTATTTTCTAAGTATGTTCTTCAACAGGAAATGTCCACAGAAAGATGGATAGACATTCCAAAAGAAGTTAGGAAAGTTTACAAACAGATTGGAAGACCTTCTGCCCTCTTCAGAGCTACAGGACTCGAAAAGTACCTAGATACTCCTGCAAAAATTTACTACAAACGTGAAGATCAGTCCCCTGTGGGCAGTCACAAACTCAATACCGCAATTGCACAGGCATACTACGCTAAAAAAGCAGGTGCTGAAAGATTAACCACCGAAACTGGTGCAGGACAATGGGGATCAGCATTATCCCTGGCATGTTCATTGTTAGGATTGGATTGTACCGTCTACATGGTAAACGTTTCATTCAAACAAAAACCATACCGTAAAACTGTAATGCACTTATACGATGGCGAAGTACTCCCTTCCCCTAGTAACAGAACAGAATTCGGAAGAAAAATTCTAGCAGAAGATCCAAACCATCCAGGATCCCTTGGAATAGCAATTTCAGAAGCTATGGAAGATGCCTTCAACGATGATAGTGCATTTTATACTCTCGGCAGTGTATTAAACCATGTTCTACTCCATCAGACAGTGATTGGTCTTGAAGCTCAAAAACAGTTCGCTAAAATTGATGAAAAACCAGATATCCTAGTTGGATGTGTTGGAGGAGGAAGTAACTTTGGTGGAGCAGCTTTCCCATTCATGAAAGACAAACTCTCCGGAGACCTAGACTGCCAGTTCCTAGCTGCAGAGCCTGCTTCCTGTCCAACCTTAACACAGGGGGAGTACAAATACGATTACGGTGACACTGCAGGATTAACTCCCCTCATGAAGATGTACACATTGGGTCATGAATTTGTCCCACCATCAGTGCATGCAGGAGGATTAAGATACCACGGAATGGCACCTTTAGTGGCATTACTAGTTAACCAAGGACTTGTCGAAGGAAGAACTGTAAACCAGACAGAATTATTCCAAGCAGGTAAGCTATTTGCCAATACAGAAGGAGTCATACCTGCACCTGAAACCTGTCACGCCATAAAAGTCGCAATAGATGAAGCAAATAAATGCAAAAAGACTGGAGAAGAAAAGAATATCATGATCACTTTCTCTGGCCATGGTCTATTGGATCTTCAGGGATACGACGACTTCATAGAGGGACACTTAACACAGTAAAATCCCCACTACTCTTTTTTTTAAAATTAACAAACTACTCATTTCTTTAAGATCATATTCATAATATAATTCCATATTAGAAACTGTTTTATCGAAACTTAATGTTCGATATATAAATTTGAAATATTTATTTATAGGATTCGATCTATAAAATTAATAGATAAAGATGGAGGATAATTAGTATGTATCAAATAGGGGAAGCCTTAATAGGAAATGGCAACGAAATAGCTCACGTTGATTTAGTAATTGGAGACAAAAATGGACCTGTTGGAACAGCATTTGTTAACAACATGGCCAGTATGTCAATAGGACACACACCACTCTTATCGGTTATTAGACCAAACTTACTCACTAAACCTGCAACACTCATAGTTCCAAAGGTAACTGTTAGGGACTTGGAAGATGCTGACAAGATTTTCGGCCCTGCACAGACAGCTGTGGGTCGCGCAGTTGCAGATGCAGTGGACGAAGGAATAATACCAAAGGAAGATGTGGAAGACATAGTCATAATAGCAAATGTGTTTATACATCCTGGTGCAAAGGATTTCCGTAAAATTTACCAGTATAACTATGGAGCTACAAAATTGGCAATTCAAAGGGCAATGGAAGGATATCCATCAGTTAAAAAAGTATTAGCAGAAAAAGATCGTGGAACTCACCCAATAATGGGATTCAAAGTCACAAGACTGTGGAACCCACCTTATCTCCAGGTTGCATTGGACCTTGACAACATGGAAGAAATGGAAAGAATTATCAAAACCCTTCCTGACAGAGAAAGAATCCTGATAGAAGCAGGAACTCCACTTGTTAAGAAGTTCGGTGTTGGAATCATTGGTAAGATAAGGGAACTTAAGAAAGACGCATTCATTATAGCAGATCTTAAAACATTAGATGTAGGCCGTATTGAAGTTAAAATGGCTGCAGATGAAACAGCAGATGCAATTGCAATATCTGGACTTGGAACTGTTGAATCCATTGAAAAAGCTATACATGAAGCCAAAAAACAGGGAATTTATTCCATACTCGACATGATGAACGTGGAAAACTTCGTTGAAAAACTTGAAGCTGTCCAGTTCAAACCAGACATCGTTCTTCTACACAGAAATGTTGATCTAGAAACTATGCAGGCAGAGAGGGGAGAAGAATTAGCTGAAGTTACAGAATGGGGTAACATCCACCAGATCAAATCCATACTCGGTGAAGGCAAACTAGTTGCAGTGGCCGGTGGAATTACACCTGATCGTGTTGACAAGGCAATTGATAGTGACGCAGATATAATCGTTGTTGGAAGGTACATAATAGGTTCCAGAGATGTTAGACGTTCTGCTCAAGACTTCCTTGACCGCATGCCTCAGGATCCAGATACAATGAGACTTGCAATGGACGAAGACGAATCGATCTAAACAGATCGATTAATATTTCTTTTTTTTAAAATAATAATTTTGATTTTATTCTTAATTTTTCCAGTAGTTATTACATCTTTAAATGAATTATTAACTGAGATAATTTATTACGAAATCACTGTTAATGCATTCAAATGTAATAATACTAAATTTCATGGAAATTAAAAAATTTCTTTTGAAATCCCACAATAAATTTTACATACTTCCAAATTAATTCAAAATTATCAGTTAATTAATAACAATCATTAAAATAATGTCCAACTATTAATCATTCAGTAATAAATTTGAAACATAAAAGATTAATTAAGTAATAACAACCAATAGATATATATTATATTAGCCAAAAGCATTTATTGTGATTTAAAGGCGTTAAAGTACGTTTACAGAGGTATTACGATTCCTTAATAAAATTGAGGCATAGTATTACCATTCAAATACTCTTTAACGTAGTAAAAAATTAAGGAGGAATTAAATGCATATACCTGACGGATTTATACCCTTGTGGCAATGTGCTATTTACTACGTAATATTGATAGTTGCATTGTACTTCTCCCAGAAATGGGCTAGAAAAAATCTTGATGAAAAAATGGTCCCTTTGATGGCAGTTTTAGCTGCAGGTATATTCGCTATCATGTCCATGAACATGCCCATACCATTCGGTACAAGTGGACACATGGTGGGCGGAGCTTTAGTAGCAA is part of the Methanobacterium lacus genome and encodes:
- a CDS encoding bifunctional 5,6,7,8-tetrahydromethanopterin hydro-lyase/3-hexulose-6-phosphate synthase; the protein is MYQIGEALIGNGNEIAHVDLVIGDKNGPVGTAFVNNMASMSIGHTPLLSVIRPNLLTKPATLIVPKVTVRDLEDADKIFGPAQTAVGRAVADAVDEGIIPKEDVEDIVIIANVFIHPGAKDFRKIYQYNYGATKLAIQRAMEGYPSVKKVLAEKDRGTHPIMGFKVTRLWNPPYLQVALDLDNMEEMERIIKTLPDRERILIEAGTPLVKKFGVGIIGKIRELKKDAFIIADLKTLDVGRIEVKMAADETADAIAISGLGTVESIEKAIHEAKKQGIYSILDMMNVENFVEKLEAVQFKPDIVLLHRNVDLETMQAERGEELAEVTEWGNIHQIKSILGEGKLVAVAGGITPDRVDKAIDSDADIIVVGRYIIGSRDVRRSAQDFLDRMPQDPDTMRLAMDEDESI
- a CDS encoding TrpB-like pyridoxal phosphate-dependent enzyme — encoded protein: MYKITLSEKETPKKWYNIAADLPVELPPSTQTEEGHQIDNLPKLFSKYVLQQEMSTERWIDIPKEVRKVYKQIGRPSALFRATGLEKYLDTPAKIYYKREDQSPVGSHKLNTAIAQAYYAKKAGAERLTTETGAGQWGSALSLACSLLGLDCTVYMVNVSFKQKPYRKTVMHLYDGEVLPSPSNRTEFGRKILAEDPNHPGSLGIAISEAMEDAFNDDSAFYTLGSVLNHVLLHQTVIGLEAQKQFAKIDEKPDILVGCVGGGSNFGGAAFPFMKDKLSGDLDCQFLAAEPASCPTLTQGEYKYDYGDTAGLTPLMKMYTLGHEFVPPSVHAGGLRYHGMAPLVALLVNQGLVEGRTVNQTELFQAGKLFANTEGVIPAPETCHAIKVAIDEANKCKKTGEEKNIMITFSGHGLLDLQGYDDFIEGHLTQ